One genomic segment of Caldimonas brevitalea includes these proteins:
- a CDS encoding catalase codes for MTDPRPILTTRQGHPVYDNQSLRSVGERGPATLENYQFIEKITHFDRERIPERVVHARGTGAHGYFEAYGKIGSEPARNYTRARVLTETGVRTPVFVRFSTVIGGKDSPETARDPRGFAVKLKTVDGNWDLVGNNLKIFFIRDAIKFPDMIHAFKPDPVTNRQEPWRFYDFVSQSPEALHMVTWVKSPWGIPANYREMEGAGVNTYKLVNDQGVAHLVKFHWQPKQGVRNLTSAQAAEIQAHDVGHATKDLYEAIERGDCPEWEFCVQIMSDDEHPELDFDPLDDTKRWPEDRFPLLPVGRMVLDRNPDNVFAETEQSAFGTGVLVDGIDFSDDKMLQGRTLSYSDTQRYRVGPNYLQLPINAPQPAARAHTNQRDGQMAYQVDPAGSNKHVNYEPSSVAGVREAPRPAKEYHQWVEGHLGRYQTTRTSSDYRQAGERYRSFEDWERDDLVANIGGDLKQCPETIQLRMVWHLWHCDEDYGRRVAQTAGIDLERAKALPPLPGRAAPHAALPGTTYTEGRREAPSPQRETTSAK; via the coding sequence ATGACCGACCCCCGCCCCATCCTCACCACCCGCCAGGGCCATCCCGTTTATGACAACCAGTCCTTGCGCTCGGTTGGCGAGCGCGGGCCGGCGACGCTCGAGAACTACCAGTTCATCGAGAAGATCACCCACTTCGACCGCGAGCGCATACCCGAGCGGGTGGTGCATGCGCGCGGAACCGGCGCGCACGGCTACTTCGAGGCCTACGGCAAGATTGGCAGCGAGCCGGCCCGCAACTACACGCGGGCCCGCGTCCTCACCGAGACCGGTGTGCGCACCCCGGTCTTTGTTCGCTTCTCGACCGTGATCGGCGGCAAAGACTCGCCGGAGACCGCACGGGACCCGCGCGGCTTCGCCGTGAAGCTCAAGACCGTCGACGGCAATTGGGATCTGGTGGGCAACAACCTGAAGATCTTCTTCATCCGCGACGCGATCAAGTTTCCCGACATGATCCATGCCTTCAAGCCCGACCCGGTCACCAACCGGCAAGAGCCGTGGCGCTTCTACGATTTCGTCTCGCAGTCACCCGAAGCCCTGCACATGGTCACGTGGGTCAAGAGCCCGTGGGGCATTCCGGCCAACTACCGCGAAATGGAAGGCGCAGGCGTCAACACCTACAAGCTGGTCAACGACCAGGGGGTGGCGCATCTCGTCAAGTTCCACTGGCAGCCCAAGCAGGGTGTGCGCAACCTGACCAGCGCGCAGGCCGCCGAGATCCAGGCGCACGACGTGGGCCATGCGACCAAGGACTTGTACGAGGCGATCGAGCGCGGCGACTGTCCCGAATGGGAGTTCTGCGTGCAGATCATGTCCGACGACGAGCATCCGGAGCTGGACTTCGATCCGCTCGACGACACCAAGCGCTGGCCCGAGGACCGCTTTCCGCTGCTGCCGGTCGGGCGCATGGTGCTCGACCGCAACCCCGACAATGTCTTCGCCGAGACCGAGCAATCGGCCTTCGGCACCGGCGTGCTGGTCGACGGCATCGACTTCTCGGACGACAAGATGCTGCAGGGGCGCACGCTGTCGTACTCCGACACGCAGCGCTACCGCGTCGGCCCCAACTACCTGCAGCTGCCCATCAACGCACCCCAGCCCGCCGCACGTGCACACACCAACCAGCGAGACGGGCAGATGGCCTATCAGGTCGACCCGGCCGGCAGCAACAAGCACGTCAACTACGAGCCGAGCTCGGTGGCCGGCGTGCGTGAAGCGCCGCGGCCCGCGAAGGAATATCACCAGTGGGTCGAAGGCCACCTGGGCCGCTATCAGACCACCCGCACGTCGAGCGACTACCGACAGGCGGGCGAACGTTACCGCAGCTTCGAGGACTGGGAGCGCGACGACCTGGTGGCCAACATCGGCGGCGACCTGAAGCAGTGCCCGGAGACCATCCAGCTGCGCATGGTGTGGCATCTGTGGCACTGTGACGAAGACTATGGACGCCGGGTGGCGCAGACGGCCGGCATCGACCTGGAGCGTGCCAAGGCCTTGCCACCCCTGCCTGGCCGTGCGGCGCCGCATGCGGCCCTCCCGGGCACGACGTACACCGAGGGCCGACGCGAGGCGCCGTCACCGCAGCGTGAAACGACATCCGCCAAGTAG
- a CDS encoding NADP-dependent oxidoreductase, which produces MTTALPQNNARFLLAARPVGAPKASDWQYTTQSVEAPADGEVLVEVLYISLDPAMRGWMNEGKSYIPPVALGEVMRALGIGRVVASRHPGFAAGDHVTGLLGVQQYARVAGSGLTRVDPALAPLPRYLGTLGMPGVTAYFGLLDIGRPQAGQTVVVSGAAGAVGGVVGQIAKLKGCRVVGIAGGADKCRYLVDELGFDAAIDYKTQDLKAALREHCPDSIDVFFDNVGGETLDAALSHLARGARVVICGAISQYNNTEPTRGPANYLSLLVNRATMTGLVVGDYLPRWGDAIREMAGWMAQGQLKAREDVVSGLENFPTALLKLFKGENHGKLVLKV; this is translated from the coding sequence ATGACCACCGCACTCCCTCAAAACAATGCCCGCTTCCTGCTCGCCGCCCGCCCTGTGGGCGCGCCGAAGGCGAGCGACTGGCAGTACACCACCCAGTCCGTGGAGGCACCGGCCGACGGTGAGGTGCTGGTGGAGGTCCTCTACATCTCGCTCGACCCGGCGATGCGCGGCTGGATGAATGAAGGCAAGTCCTACATCCCGCCGGTGGCCCTGGGCGAGGTGATGCGTGCGCTGGGCATCGGGCGCGTGGTGGCCTCGCGCCATCCCGGCTTTGCCGCCGGCGACCACGTGACGGGCTTGCTGGGTGTGCAGCAGTACGCGCGGGTGGCGGGCAGCGGGCTGACCCGGGTCGATCCGGCCCTGGCACCGCTGCCGCGCTACCTCGGCACGCTCGGCATGCCGGGCGTCACCGCCTACTTCGGTTTGCTCGACATCGGCCGTCCGCAAGCCGGGCAGACCGTGGTGGTGTCCGGCGCGGCCGGCGCGGTCGGCGGCGTGGTGGGCCAGATCGCCAAGCTCAAGGGATGCCGCGTGGTCGGCATCGCCGGCGGCGCTGACAAGTGCCGTTATCTGGTCGACGAACTGGGTTTCGACGCGGCCATCGACTACAAGACCCAGGACTTGAAGGCCGCGCTGCGCGAGCACTGCCCGGACAGCATCGACGTGTTCTTCGACAACGTCGGCGGCGAGACCCTGGACGCCGCCCTGTCCCATCTCGCCCGCGGTGCCCGGGTGGTCATCTGCGGTGCCATCTCGCAATACAACAACACCGAGCCCACCCGCGGGCCGGCCAATTACCTGTCGCTGCTGGTGAACCGCGCCACCATGACCGGCCTCGTCGTCGGCGACTACTTGCCGCGTTGGGGTGACGCGATCCGCGAGATGGCGGGCTGGATGGCGCAGGGGCAGTTGAAGGCGCGCGAGGACGTGGTCAGCGGGTTGGAGAACTTCCCGACCGCCTTGTTGAAACTCTTCAAGGGCGAGAACCACGGCAAGCTGGTGCTGAAGGTCTGA
- a CDS encoding LysR family transcriptional regulator, translated as MADPQRLDLFAKVVEAGSISRAAVRHGVDKSVVSRQIAKLEAELGARLLQRTTRRLSLTEIGEQVLQEALRIREALLNVEQMADAYQQEVRGRLRVGCSMASRRVLVPVVIEFCERHPQVQIALQSEDRLVDLVAERIDVALRTAHLAESSLVARKLVDNRRVVVAAPSYLARHGAPRTPDELRDHACLVYCNASRCYDQWRFDGPDGRITVQVPARMQMNDGGALADAAVAGGGVVLLDRLLVQRELQSGALQPLLTDYSLPDGPPIYAVYPARHWLAPKTTAFVDFLQQHLSFG; from the coding sequence ATGGCCGATCCCCAGCGACTCGACCTCTTCGCCAAGGTGGTGGAAGCGGGCAGCATCAGTCGCGCCGCGGTGCGCCACGGTGTCGACAAATCAGTGGTCTCGCGCCAGATCGCGAAGCTGGAAGCCGAGTTGGGCGCTCGCCTGCTGCAACGCACCACACGCCGGCTGTCGCTCACCGAGATCGGCGAGCAGGTGCTGCAAGAGGCCTTGCGCATTCGCGAGGCACTGCTCAACGTCGAACAGATGGCCGACGCCTACCAGCAGGAGGTGCGCGGGCGCTTGCGGGTGGGTTGTTCGATGGCGAGCCGCCGGGTGCTGGTGCCGGTGGTGATCGAGTTCTGCGAGCGGCATCCGCAAGTGCAGATCGCACTGCAATCGGAAGACCGGTTGGTCGACCTGGTGGCCGAGCGCATCGACGTGGCGCTGCGCACCGCCCATCTCGCGGAATCCAGCCTGGTGGCGCGCAAGCTGGTCGACAACCGCCGTGTGGTGGTGGCCGCGCCGTCCTACCTGGCGCGACATGGCGCGCCGCGCACGCCGGACGAACTGCGCGACCATGCTTGCCTGGTCTATTGCAACGCCAGCCGCTGCTACGACCAATGGCGTTTCGACGGGCCCGACGGCCGCATCACGGTGCAGGTGCCCGCCCGCATGCAGATGAACGACGGCGGGGCGTTGGCCGACGCTGCCGTCGCCGGCGGCGGTGTCGTGCTGCTGGACCGCCTGCTGGTGCAGCGTGAACTGCAAAGCGGCGCGCTGCAGCCCTTGTTGACCGACTACTCGCTGCCGGACGGCCCCCCGATCTACGCCGTCTATCCCGCCCGCCACTGGCTGGCGCCGAAGACAACTGCGTTCGTCGACTTCTTGCAGCAGCACCTGAGTTTCGGCTGA
- a CDS encoding sensor histidine kinase, whose protein sequence is MRRLLKLRHSNLSTEIAATSALAFALMTFLIATVQLWLFRNNLEQTLYREQSTFTTSVAENLDQQLVTLKNALLLSALAVTEADVASSDAAQRYLDTNAGLNAIFERSVFLFSPEGRLIAERPFLPGRRGQDFSWREYNKDAVRTRGPVISRPFVTTKDDHNVVIMFATPVFSKDGKKIIAINTGSFGLSNPKLLGNIAKTAIGKTGFMYLVTADGKLVMHPNRSRLLTRAFAPGENELFEKSLLGFEGTGMSIDDKGRRSLSTFKRIRSTDWIIVSVYPEAEAFQSFNQLARNLAMVLVLATLAVCALVWILTRGLVDKIQAQNKVLEQLRVESQHQLRIKTEFFNEASHDFRQRLHGMQLFVTALIQNNARDFHIILPKVKSAIGDLQRYLGNFLEITKLETISVRPCVQQFSLQDVFQRLELQFEDAAENRRVDLKFRYTALEPATDEKLLYRILENLISNAIKFSRSKVRVAARRRAAGVELLVLDNGIGIPESAQHRIFAAFYQVHEQPAEAPGGTGYGLGLSIVKRLLDLIGADIKMSSQVDKGTTVRLYLPDAAGSSSGDTAGPAREGGAPAGSETAAPRGSSLSAGTRTPPRRS, encoded by the coding sequence GTGCGACGCCTTCTGAAACTTCGTCACTCGAATCTCTCGACCGAGATTGCTGCGACCTCGGCACTGGCGTTTGCGCTGATGACCTTTCTCATTGCAACGGTCCAGTTGTGGCTGTTTCGGAACAATCTCGAGCAAACCTTGTACAGGGAGCAGTCGACCTTCACGACGAGCGTTGCCGAAAACCTCGATCAGCAATTGGTCACGCTGAAAAACGCGCTGTTGCTCAGCGCGCTTGCCGTCACCGAAGCCGATGTTGCATCGAGTGACGCGGCTCAACGGTATCTCGATACCAACGCGGGGCTGAATGCGATATTCGAACGTAGCGTTTTTTTATTCTCGCCCGAAGGGCGGCTGATTGCGGAACGCCCCTTCCTGCCGGGGCGGCGCGGGCAGGACTTCAGCTGGCGTGAATACAACAAGGATGCGGTGCGGACCCGGGGCCCGGTGATCTCGCGGCCCTTCGTGACGACCAAGGACGACCACAACGTCGTGATCATGTTCGCAACGCCGGTGTTCTCGAAAGACGGCAAGAAGATCATCGCCATCAACACCGGCAGCTTCGGTCTTTCGAACCCGAAGTTGCTGGGGAACATCGCAAAAACGGCGATCGGCAAAACAGGCTTCATGTATTTGGTGACCGCTGACGGCAAATTGGTGATGCACCCGAACCGAAGCCGGTTGCTGACGCGCGCGTTTGCCCCGGGCGAGAACGAGCTGTTCGAGAAATCGCTGCTCGGCTTCGAAGGCACCGGCATGTCGATCGACGACAAGGGGCGGCGGTCCCTCTCCACGTTCAAACGGATACGCAGCACCGACTGGATCATCGTCAGCGTGTATCCCGAAGCCGAGGCGTTCCAGTCGTTCAACCAACTGGCGCGCAATCTTGCGATGGTGCTGGTGCTGGCCACGCTCGCGGTGTGCGCCCTGGTGTGGATCTTGACCCGCGGCCTGGTCGACAAGATACAGGCACAAAACAAGGTGTTGGAGCAGCTCAGGGTGGAGTCACAGCATCAGCTGCGCATCAAGACCGAATTCTTCAATGAAGCCAGCCACGACTTTCGCCAGCGCCTACACGGCATGCAATTGTTCGTCACCGCGCTGATTCAAAACAACGCCAGGGACTTCCACATCATTCTGCCGAAGGTGAAGTCCGCGATCGGTGACCTGCAGAGGTATCTCGGCAATTTTCTGGAGATCACGAAACTGGAGACGATTTCGGTGCGACCTTGCGTACAGCAGTTTTCGCTGCAGGACGTGTTCCAGCGGCTTGAGCTTCAATTCGAAGACGCAGCCGAGAACAGAAGGGTGGACTTGAAGTTCCGCTATACCGCGCTAGAACCTGCGACAGACGAAAAATTGCTGTATCGCATTCTCGAGAACTTGATATCCAACGCGATCAAGTTCTCTCGGAGCAAGGTGAGGGTGGCAGCGCGGCGCCGGGCGGCGGGTGTCGAACTGCTCGTGCTGGACAACGGCATCGGCATCCCTGAATCGGCACAACACCGCATCTTCGCCGCGTTCTACCAGGTCCACGAGCAGCCAGCTGAAGCGCCGGGTGGGACGGGTTACGGGCTCGGTTTGTCGATCGTGAAGCGCTTGCTCGACCTCATCGGAGCCGACATCAAGATGTCATCGCAGGTGGACAAAGGCACCACCGTGCGGCTCTACCTGCCCGACGCCGCAGGCAGTTCCAGCGGCGACACAGCGGGGCCAGCAAGGGAGGGTGGGGCACCAGCGGGCAGCGAAACGGCAGCGCCTCGCGGTTCTTCTCTCTCGGCCGGAACCAGAACACCGCCCCGGCGAAGCTGA
- a CDS encoding ankyrin repeat domain-containing protein: protein MSTEPQADPPRSKPTLDAATLDFAHRVFDCVRAGDSETLAAWLDQGLPSNLLTHKGDSLVMLASYHGHFDAARLLLEHGGDPEIRNDQGQSPLAGAAFKGDVAMVQLLLDHGADVEGASPDGKTALMMAAMFNRVDVVQLLLRRGARADARDAGGVSVLEAAQRMGAVDTPALLLAAGAS, encoded by the coding sequence GTGTCCACCGAACCTCAAGCCGATCCGCCCCGCAGCAAGCCGACGCTCGACGCCGCCACGCTGGACTTCGCCCATCGCGTCTTCGACTGTGTGCGGGCCGGCGACAGCGAGACGCTTGCCGCATGGCTCGACCAAGGCTTGCCCTCCAATCTGCTGACGCACAAAGGTGACAGCCTGGTGATGCTGGCGAGCTACCACGGGCACTTCGATGCGGCCCGGCTGTTGCTCGAACACGGCGGCGACCCCGAGATCCGCAATGACCAAGGTCAGTCGCCGCTGGCCGGCGCGGCCTTCAAGGGCGACGTGGCGATGGTGCAACTGCTGCTCGACCATGGCGCCGATGTCGAAGGCGCGTCGCCCGACGGCAAGACGGCGCTGATGATGGCGGCGATGTTCAACCGGGTCGATGTGGTGCAACTGCTGCTGCGTCGCGGCGCCCGAGCCGATGCCCGCGATGCGGGCGGCGTGAGCGTGCTGGAGGCGGCGCAGCGGATGGGAGCGGTGGACACGCCGGCGCTTCTGTTGGCGGCCGGGGCCTCATAA
- a CDS encoding response regulator transcription factor — MKNILIIEDHPLVAEATRSLFAAMVDRVVICKDAEQAAAAIAADNYWFRVLLDIGVPGATGLSLVRHVHSKGLAPRTAIITAYENLQWRAEVQSMGFLGYVVKTASVEAFSAAIEKILEGRMCFETLTTETHESHLTRRQIEILNLLWRGCSTKEVARRLALSPGTVDNHVSALIRALRANDRTHAVALGVQLGYIEQHGA, encoded by the coding sequence ATGAAAAACATCCTGATAATCGAGGACCACCCGTTGGTGGCGGAAGCAACCCGGTCGCTGTTTGCGGCGATGGTCGACCGCGTGGTGATATGCAAAGACGCCGAACAGGCCGCCGCCGCGATCGCGGCTGACAACTATTGGTTTCGCGTCTTACTTGATATTGGCGTGCCCGGGGCCACCGGACTGTCGCTCGTCCGGCATGTCCATAGTAAGGGGCTGGCGCCTCGCACAGCAATCATTACGGCCTATGAGAATTTACAGTGGCGCGCCGAGGTCCAAAGCATGGGATTTTTGGGCTACGTCGTGAAGACGGCCAGCGTCGAGGCGTTCAGCGCGGCGATCGAGAAAATTCTGGAAGGGCGGATGTGCTTCGAGACCTTGACGACCGAAACGCATGAAAGCCACTTGACCCGGCGACAGATCGAAATCCTGAATTTGCTGTGGCGCGGTTGCTCGACGAAAGAGGTGGCCCGTCGCCTGGCACTTTCACCAGGTACGGTCGACAACCATGTGTCAGCCTTGATTCGCGCTCTGCGTGCCAATGACAGGACGCACGCCGTCGCGCTCGGGGTGCAGCTGGGCTACATCGAGCAACACGGGGCATGA